The following is a genomic window from Brevibacterium limosum.
GATCGTCTGCCGGGCATCATCATCGGCATCGACCGTGAAGAGAAGGTCGTGAAGAACCGGCTCCACCTCGATTTCCGTCCCGATGATCAGGCCGCCGAGGTGACCCGCCTCCTCGATCTCGGAGCCCGCCGTGTCGACGTGGGCCAGACCGGGGACGAACCCTGGGTCGTCCTCGCCGACCCCGAGGGCAACGAATTCTGCGTCCTCGGCTGAAACGACTTTCCCCAAGCATTCGTCGTTCCACCAGGCCCAAGACCCGACCATATCCGAATACCGTTCCGGGCCGCTGTCTACTCCTGGTTCTCCCCGCTGCTCACCGAAGCGGCCGGCTGCCTCGGGATCCTGGGCCAGGAGTGCTTGGGGGCTTCGGCATCGGTTCCTTCAACAGCGTCGATCGCTCGTAGCGGGATCGGGCCAGCGCCCCGGAGCAGGAACCTCCGCTACCGTCCCCCAACGCCTGATGTCGGTGATCGCGAGTACTCTGCGAGCAGTCCGTCGAGGCGGTCGGCCATGAAGCGGTAGTACTCGTTCATCTGTTCGAGACGCTCCCTCTGCACCGGGGGAAGTCCCCGGCCCTCGCGGCCGGCCGATTCCGCGAAATCGAGCAGCTGCGCCGTCGTC
Proteins encoded in this region:
- a CDS encoding VOC family protein — encoded protein: MSLEWEQIVIDSPDPFTLGRWWARALGWVIVDENDTEIEIRQTPDRLPGIIIGIDREEKVVKNRLHLDFRPDDQAAEVTRLLDLGARRVDVGQTGDEPWVVLADPEGNEFCVLG